The stretch of DNA GTCGTCGATGCCCTGGATGACGAGGTCGCCGATGCGCTCACCCACCTTGCCATCGTCGGCGTCGACCAGGGCCGCCACCGGGAAGCCCCGATCGCCGAAGCCGCGGTAGTTGGCGAGGGCGTGGCCGAGGTTGCCGATGCCGACGATGACGACGGGCCAGTCGTGGTTGAGGCCGAGCTCGCGGCTCATCTGGAACAGCAGGTACTCGACGTCGTAGCCCACCCCGCGCGTGCCGTAGGAGCCGAGGTACGACAGGTCCTTGCGCACCTTGGCGGCGTTGACGCCGGCCATGTCGGCCAGGCGCTCCGATGACACCGTGGTGATCCGGGCGTCGGCCAGCTCGGCCAGGCTGCGCAGGTACACCGGCAGGCGGGCCACGGTGGCCTCGGGGATGCGTCGGGGGGAGTGGGCCACCATGTCGGGCCCGATGCTAGAGCGACAGGGGCGCCCGTTCACAATCGGGCAATGTCGGGGCGCTGGCGTCGCCTCAGCGCAGCTCCCGACGCAGCACCTTCCCGCCGAGGCCCTGGGGGATCTCGTCGACGAACATCACCTTGGTGGGGCACTTGTAGCGCGACAGCCGGTGCGCACAGTGCTCGATCACCTCGTCCTCATCGAGGTGAACGCCGGGGGCCGCCACGACGTAGGCCTTCACCGTCTCGCCCGAGTACGGGCTCTCGATGCCGACCACCGCCACTCCATCGACGCCGGGGTGCTCGAGCAGCGCCGCCTCGACCTCGGCGGGGTAGACGTTGAAGCCGGAGACGATGATGAGGTCCTTGGCCCGGTCGACGATCGAGAGGTTGCCCTCGTGATCGGCCACGGCCATGTCGCCCGTGCGCAGCCACCCGTCGGAGGTGAGGACGCTGGCGGTCGCCTCGTCGTCCTTCCAGTAGCCGGCGAAGACGTTGGGGCCCCGCACCCAGATCTCGCCGGCGTCGCCGAGGAGGGCGTCCTGGCCGTCGTCGACCAGGCGCAGCTCCACCCCGGGGATGGGCGTGCCGATCGAGCCGGCGCGCACCGGGGCGCCTCCGGCCGAGGAGGTCACGATCGGCGACGCCTCGGTGAGGCCGTAGCCCTCCAGGATCTGCAGCCCGAAGCGGCGCTGCATGACCTCGGCCGTCTCCTCGGCCAGCTTCGACGCGCCCGACAAGGCCAGGCGGACGCTGGCGAAGGTGTCGGGGTCGAGGCCGGGCATCGACGACCACACCACCCACATGGGCGGGGCGCCGGCCACCACGGTGCACCCGTTGCCCGTGATCGTCTCGGCGGCGGTGGCGGGGTCGAAGCGCTCCACCAGCACCACCGACGCACCCGCCACGAGGGTGAGGCCGAGGACCACGTTGAGCCCGAAGATGTGGAACAGGGGCAGCACGCCGAGGCTGACGTCGTCCGGGGTGAGCCCCCGCTCGGGGAGCAGCTGGACCTGCTCGAGGTTGGAAGCGAGGTTGCCGTGGGTGAGCATGGCCGCCTTGGGCGACCCGGCGGTGCCGGCGGTGAAGACCAGCACCGCGAGGTCGCTGCGGTCCCGCTCGAGCGTCGGCACGGGGTCGGACCCCAGCAGGTCCTCGAGTGCCGCGGCACCGTCCACCTCGACGCCACCCGGTGCGACGACGACCTCGACGGTGGGGATCTCGGCGCGGTCGACAGCGTCGAACGAGGCGCGCCCCGCGGGGCCGACGACGACGGCGCGGGCCCCGACCGTGGCCAGCTGGTTGCGGATCTCGATCGCCGGGCTCAGGGGGTTCAGGGGCACGACCACGCAGCCGAGCCCGAGGGCGGCGAGGTAGGAGACGACGAACCAGCGGTTGTTGGCGCACAGCAGCGCCACCCGGTCGCCCGGCTCGAGACCGAGGCCGGCCAGCCCGCCCCGCATGGCCGCGACCTGGTCGCGGAGCGCGCCGTAGGTGGTGGGCTTGCCCCGAGAGATGAGCGCCACCGCGTCATCCGGGTGGCCGTCGATGATGCGAGCCAGGTTCACGGGGGCGCACGCTACCGCCGGGCCGCCGCCCCGGTGCCGTGCCGCCCCACTTGCGGCCTTTCGCGTCGTTCCGGACCGGCCCGACGGCTAACGTCACCCGGCAATGGGGTCCATCAAGGTGATGGTGGTCGACGACACCGACCACGTCCGGCGGATGCTGCGCAACATGCTCGAGCTCGACGGCTTCGAGGTCACCGGTGAGGCCGCGTCGGGTGCCGACGCCATCACCCTGGCCGACGCGGTGCCACCCGACGCCATCGTCATGGACTACAAGATGCCCGAGATGGACGGGCTGGTGACCGCCGCCGCCATCCGCGAGCGGCACCCCGACCAGGTCATCATCCTCTACACCGCCTTCGTCAGCCCCGAGCTCGAGCGCCGGGCCCGCGACGCCGGCGTGGCCCTGGTGATCGGCAAGGTGGAGGGGCTCGAGTCGCTCGAGCGGGAGATCAATCGGCTCTGCGGCTCGTTGTACTAGGCGGACAGTTTTCGCGCGTCCGGCAGCGGCGGGGCCTGTCAGCGAGCGGAGCCTTCCCACACCCTCCGCAGGCTCCGGGTGCGGGCCCCTTCCCTCGGTGCCACCCACCGCTGCCTTGTCCTCGGCGGCCCCTTTCCCTGGGCTGCTGACGGGGGGTTGCTCGTGCGGCTCTTCTTGGGCTGGGGGTCAAAGGTCGTCTCGGCTTCGCCGAGGCCCCCTTTTTGTTTTTGGTTAGCGGGCTAGGACGAATAGTTGGAGGGTGGCGGCTATGAAGAGGGCGGCCATGAGGAGGGCGAGGACCACGGTGGTGGCGGGCCTCATGTGGGCTCCCCCGGGTGGGGCCGGCGCAGGCCGAGGCTGACCGGCTGCTCGATCCCGACGGCGTCACCCGCCGACTCGAGCGTGACGGCATCGCCGGTGTCGAGGCCGAGCTCGCTCGACGCCGGATGGCGGGCCATGCACAGCGAGACGAGCCCGTAGGCGTCGATGACCAGGCCGACCTCCCCGGGGCGGATGACGTCGTAGGTTGAGGCCCAGCCGGCGGTGCGCACCATGTCGTCGGCGCGGAGCGTGATTCGCTCGCCGAAGGGGATCACCTCGTCGGGGTCGAGGTTGAGCTGGAGGTTGCCGTAGCGGTCGACCCACAGCACCTCGGCGACCAGCCGGCCGTCCTCCTCGCGGCTCAGCGGGAGGGTGCCGGGGAGCAGGCCGGCGGGGTCGATGGCCTCGCCGATGTCGTCGAGGTCGACACCAGCGCAGAGGTGGGCGGCGACCGGGGCGAAGACGTCACGACCGGCGAAGGTCATGCCGGGGGCCTCGAGGTGGTACTCGGGGTCGTTGAGGTGCACGGCCCGGGTGGCGCCGCCCGCCATGGCGACCGCCGAGGCGAGCAGGCCGTTGTCCGGGCCGACGAAGGTGCCGAGGCCCTCGGCCACCTCGACGGCCACGGCCCGGCGCTCGGTGCCCACCCCCGGGTCGACGACGGCGAGGATCACGCCGGGCGCCACGTACTGCACGGCCCGGGCGAGGGCGAGCGAGCCGGCCCGCACGTCGTGGGCGGGGATCCCGTGGGTGAGATCGATGACCGACGCGTCGGGCGCGATCGAGCGGATCACCGACTTCACCACGCCCACCGACTCGTCGTCGGTGCCGAAGTCGGAGAGGAACGAGATGGTCTGGGGCGCCGGCGACATGCCCGATCACGGTACCCGCGCGAAATCGCAGCCTCGGCCGAAGGGAGGGTTCCGTCGGTGACGGGCCCCGATCACCCGGCCTCGGTGAACCCCCGCGCCAGGTACCGGTCGACCTCGTCCTCCGAGAGCCGGTAGGACCTGCCGACGCGAACCGCCCGCAGGTCCTCTGCCTTGATCAACCGGTACACGGTCATCGTCGAGACGCGCAGGGTCTCGGCGACTTCCGCGACGGTCAGGTACCGGGCGCGCCCGGGTCGCTGAGCCAATGGAATCACCCCTATCTCCGCTTGGGGTCACTGTACGCCACCGGTGCTGCCGTTGCCTAGAGAGGTTCGTGCATTCTTTCGTTGTCCGGCGCCGCTCGGAGGGGGAGCCGGCGCCGTCGGTGACGGGCCCCGATCACCCCCCGGTCACCCCGAGCTCGCGGGAGCGGGCGGCGGCGGCGGCGACGGCCTCGAGGAAGGCGCTGCGGACGCCGGCCCCCTCGAGCACCCGCAGGCCGGCGGCGGTGGTCCCGCCCGGCGAGGTCACGGCCGCCCGCAGGGCCTCGGGACCCTCGTCGGAGGAGGCCAGGAGCTTGGCCGACCCGAGCAGCGTCTGGGTGGCGAGGGCGGTGCTCACGTCGCGGGGCAGGCCGGCGAGCACGCCCGCCTCGATGAGGGCCTCCACGACCAGGAACACGTACGCGGGGCCGGAGCCGCTCAGGCCGGTGACGGCGTCGAGGAGGTGCTCGGGCACCCGCACCACCTCGCCCACGGCGCCGAGGACCTCCTCGGCCCAAGCCAGGTCGGCCTCGCCCGCCACCGTCCCGCCGGCGATGGCCGCCGCCCCCGCGCCCACGAGGGCGGGGGTGTTGGGCATGGCGCGCACCACGGGGATCTCACCGAGGGCTCCCTCGAGCGTGGCGAGCGACACCCCGGCGGCGATGGACAGGACCCGACCCACGCCCGCGGCGGCAGCGGCCTCGCAGGCCCCCACCACGTCGCCGGGCTTGACCGCCACCACCAGGCCGTCGGCGGCAACCGGCGCGTCGGACACCGTCACACCGGGGAAGCGGGCCTCCAGCTCGTCGCGCCGGGCGGCCAGTGCCTCGACCACGGCGAGGTCGGCCGGCGCCGCCCAGCCTGAGGCGAGGAGCCCGCCGAGGATGGCCTCGCCCATCCGGCCGCCGCCGAGGATCACCAGACGTGTCGCCATGGCGCCGCAACCTAACTGGTGACCGCCGAGGGAGCGGAAGATGCGCCTGCCGCGGGGCCGGGCAGGGTCAGGAGAGGCAGCTACGGGGGTTGCGGGGCGAGCCGCCGTAGCGGGTCTCGAAGTGCAGGTGGGGCCCGGTGGAGCTGCCGGTGTTGCCGACGTAGCCGATGACCTCGCCCTGCCTGACCGTCTGGCCGTTGGAGACGACGATGCGGCTCTGGTGGGCGTAGAGGGTGGTCATGTTGCCGGCGTGGGAGAGCACCACGGTGTTGCCGTAGGCGCCCTGGCGACCCGACGAGATCACCGTGCCGGCCTTGGACGCCCAGATCGGGGTGCCGGTCGAGGCCCCGATGTCGATGCCGGCATGGAGGCGTCCCCAGCGGTTGCCGTACTCGGAGGTGACGGCGCCGCGGGTGGGCCACACGCACCCGCCCGAGCCGGCGGGGGCGGTGGAGACGTTCCGGGTGGTCGCCTCGCTCTGGCGACGGGCCTGCTCCTGGCGGGCGAGGGCGGCCTGGCGGTCAGCGATCTCCCGGCTGAGACGAGCCTCGTCGCGGGAGAGGGCCTCGATCTCGCCGAGGACCTCGCGCTTGCGCGTCTCGAGGTTCGCCTGGAGGCGGCGCTGCTCGACGCGGGCGGTCTCGAGGGTGCCGAGCTCGGTCTCGGTGACCGTCCTGCGCCCGACGGCCTTTGCCCGAGCGGCCTCGGCGGCCGCCTTGGCCAGCTCGAAGTCCTCTCGGGCGGCGTTGAGCTGGTCGATCACGTCGGCGTCGGAGGCGGCGACGGAGCCCATGAGGACCTTGCGGCGGGCGGTCTCGGCGATGTCGGACGACTGGACGACCTCGTCGATCTCGGAGGTGTCGGGGCGGATGAAGGACTGCACGGCCCGGGCGATGAGGGTGTCGGTGAGGCCGGTGATGCGGCCCCGCGTCTGGGCAAGGGAGGTCTCGGCCTCGGCCAGCTCGCCCTCGGCGGCGGCGACGGCTTGGCGGGCGGCCTCGACCCGCGCCGTCTGGGCGGCCACCTGTTGGTTGAGGACCCCGACGGCGGCGATGAGCTCCCGCTCGCCGGCCTTGATCCCGTCGAGCTGACGTGCCTGGGCTGCCCGCTCGTTGCGGAGCTCATCGCGCTTGGTCCGAGGGTCGCTCGAGCTGGCGGCGTCGGCGGTCCCGAAGAGCCCACCCACGAGGGCGGCGACGAGCACGAGGAAGGTCAGGCGGGTTTTCGTCATGCGGTCGGTGGTTGGTCTCTCTCGGTCAGCGGGCCCGGGGGCGGGTCGATCGTTCGAGTCACGCCGTAACACGACGTCGGGACCGGCTCGGGGCCGGCTCCGGAGGAACGGGGGGACCGTAACATGGTTGCAACAGGTTCGCCATGCATGGTCCGCATACCTGCCGGCGCCTCGGGGTACGCCTGGACGCCGCGCGCCTCGGGTCCCGTCGCTGGGGGCCATCGCCGGACGTGGCGGAGCCCGGGGAGCGCTCCTGCCACCGGCGTACTTCCCCGAACGCCGGTGATCGTCGCGCCCCTCGGGCTCCGCCGGTCAGCCTACGCGCGGAGTATCACGAGATGCAATGAGACAACATGGAATTCTTGGAGATCAGCCCGAGAACCGGGAAGCGAAGCCCAACCGCAGCGCCGGCTGGAAGAACTGCTCCACGTAGGTCCAGGCCGAGCCGACCAGGCGGTCGAGGTGGGCCTCGTCGATGGCGCCGAAGGGCAGCTGGCCCTTGAGGAAGATGGCCTCCTCGGGTCCGATGGCGAAGAACAGGCCGTGGGTGCCCTGGTTGCGCCGCAGGAGGTGGGCGTAGAACTCGGCCTCGTTCTCCTCCGGCGCCGGCATCACATAGGTCTCGACGTGCAGGGCCCGCTGGCCGAGGCGGAACCAGAGGGTGGTGACGTCCTTCTCCTCGCCGGCCAGGCGCACGAACCAGCGCCGCTCCCCCGGCTCACCGCGGTCGACGGCAACGAGCATGGGGTTGCCGTCGAGCTCGGCAGCCAGCCAGGCATCGATCCGTGCCTCGGTGGCGTCGAGCTCCTCGGGGGTCGCCGGGGGGATCACGAGCAGTCCTCCACCAGGGAGCGGGCGGCGAGGTCGGTGTAGATCCGCCGCAGTCGGGCCGCGGCGATCGACCAGGTGTAGCCCGCCGCCTTGGCCGTCGCCCGGCTGCTCATCTCGGCGGCGAGCACGGGGTTGTCGAGCAGCTCCGCCACGTAGGCGGCGTAGGCCTCGGGCCGCCGGCCCTGCACCAAGAAGCCGGTCGAGCCGTGGTCGACGAGGGTGCGCAGCCCGCCGACGGCCGCCGCCACCACGGGGGTGCCGCAGGCAGCGGCCTCGAGCGCCACGAGGCCGAACGACTCGGAGCGGCTCGGCACCAGCACCACGTCGGCCGCCCGGTACCAGGTGGAGAGGAGGTGGTGCGGCTGGGGGTCGACGAAGCGGACGCGCTCGACGAGCCCGAGCTCGGACACCAGGGACTGGACCCGGGCAAGCTCGGCTGCGCCGCCGGCGCCGCTGGGCCCGCCCACCACCACCAGCTCGGCGGTCTCGTGGGGCAGAGCGGCGAGGGCGCGCACCGCCACGTCGAGGCCCTTCAGGGGTTGGATGCGCCCGACGAAGAGCAGCACCGGGTGCGCCGCTGCCCCCCGGCCCCCCGATGCCGAGATGCGTCCCGGCTCGGCCCAGCCGAGGGCGGCCCGGGCGCCCCCCCGGTCGCCGGGGGAGAAGAAGGCGTGGTCGACGCCGGGGGCGACGATCTCGATCCGATCCGCCGGGGCGTCGTAGTGGCGCCGCAGGTCGGCGGCCTCCTCCGAGCAGTTGGCGAGGATGGCGTCACAGCAGCGGATCACCTCGGCCTCGGCCTCGATGCGGTCAGAGGGCTCGGCCTCGGCGGCCTCGGCCTTGACCCGGGCGAGGGTGTGGAACGTCGACACCAGCGGTAGGCCCAGGGCGTGCTTGACGAGGTGGCCGGCGACGCCCGACAGCCAGTAGTTGGCGTGGATGGCGTCGGTCTCACCGGTGGCACGCAGGTGGTCGATGACCCCCTCGGCGAACGCCGGCACCAGGGCAGCCAGCTCCTCCTTGGCCACCTCCGCGCGCGGGCCGGCGTCGACGTGGACCACTCGGAAGCCGGGTTCGACCACCACCTCGGTCGGGAGGTCCGGCGACCAGGCCCGGGTGTAGACGTCGCACGCCACGCCGGCCTGGGCCAGGGCGGAGACCAGCTCGCGGACATAGACGTTCATCCCGCCGCTGTCGCCGACTCCGGGCTGGACGAGCGGCGAGGTGTGAAACGAGAGGACGGCCAGCCTGCGCACGAGAGGACCAACGCTACCCCCGGGGTCAGGATTCCCGGCAGGCCGAGGTTCAGGCGGTGGCCGCCGCGCTGTCGTCGTCGGGTGCGTCGTCGTCGGGTGCGTCGTCGTCGGGTGCGTCGCCCGACTCCGCCACGGCGGACACCACGAACGAGCGGTAGACGTGGAGCAGCGTCTGCTTCTGGTCCTCGCTCAGCAGCGGGTCCCGCAGCAGCGCCATGGTCACGTCCTCGTCGCCCTCGCGCTCCTCGAGGATCCCGGCCCGGACGTAGAGGGTCTCGGCCGAGATGCGCAGGGCCTTGGCGATCTGCTGGAGGATCTCGGCCGAGGGCTTGCGCAGGCCCCGCTCGATCTGGCTGAGGTAGGGGTTGGAGATCCCCGCCATCTCCGACAGCTTGCGCAGGGAGATCTGGCCGACCATCCGCTGCTCACGGATGAACCCGCCCAGGTCGCGCCAGCGGGACTCGAGCTCCTTCATGGAGCCAATCTACGCCGCCGCGAGGGCAGGCCCCGGTCGGTCGCCGACCGCCGGTGCGCCGCGGGTCGCTAGCTGAACAGGGAGTCGACCGTGGCCTCGCCCGTGCGGTACCGGCGGGTGATCTCGGCCTGGAGGGCGTCGATGTGGTCGTGGAGCTCGCGGCGCCGGGAAGAGACCTCGGCCTCGTAGGCCGAGAGGCGCTCGACGAGCACTTCGAGCGCGGCGTCGTCGAGCTCGCCGAGCGTCCCGAGGAGGATCGGGCCGACGATGGCGTCGAGCTCGTCGGTATCGACTTCGGCAGCCTCGGGTGCCATGAGGCGCGGCAGGCGGCCACTGCCCGGGGCGGTGATGCGGTCGGCAAGGATCCCGGGGAGCTGCTCGACGAGGGTCGCCCCGTCGGGCCCCTCGCCGGTGGCCCGGTGGCGGCGCTCGGCGGCGACGATGTCGAGGCGCCCCTGGGCCATGCGCCGCTGGTACGACAACGACACCTCGACCGTCTGGCACTCGGCCCGGCGGGACCGCAGCTCCTCCATGGAGAGTGCGGAGACGTCGCCGTCGTCGTCGGCCAGCAGGCGCTGCAGCTTGTCGCGGTCCACCGCGCCGAGCGTAGCGGGGCGCCCGGGCGCCGGGCCGAGACGACCGGTTCGGCCGGCCGGGGCGTAGCGCCACACCGCCCGACCGAGGACCCGGCGGCGCTCGACGGGGCCGAAGGTGCGGCTGTCGGTGCTCGCCGCCGGATGGTCGCCGGCGAGCTCGACCCCGTCCGGGCCGACGGCCGCCACCCGCTTGACCACGATGCGCCCGGGGCAGCGCGGGTCGGGGGCGGCCACCACGTCGCCCACCCGTGGGCGCAGGCCGCGGAGCACGACCAGGCGTTCGCCGGGCTCGAGGGCCGGTCGCATGCTGTCGCCGGCGACCACCACCCGGACCGCGAAGCGGCTCGCGAGGGCGAGGAGGGCGCCGACCGCGACGGTCACGGCGGCGACGGTCGCCGCACGGGGAGGCCGGGAGTAGGGTCGACCGGACATCCACACTTGTGTAGCAAGGAGCGCCACCCATGATCTCCCGCCTGCTCATCACCGCCGACCGCTTCCGGGCGCCCGTCACCGTCGCCGCCCACTGCGACCTGCCCTGCGGCGTCTACGACCCGGCCCAGGCCCGCATCGAGGCCGAGTCGGTCAAGGGCTGCCAGACCAAGTTCCAGGACTCCGACGACCCGGTGTTCAAGCAGCGCGCCGTCCAGATCAAGGAGGAGCGGGCCGAGCTGGTCAAGCACCACCTGTGGGTGCTCTGGACCGACTACTTCAAGCCCAACCACCTCGAGGACCACCCCAAGCTGCACACCACGTTCTGGGAGGCCACCAAGCTGGCCGGCGAGGCCAAGAAGTCCGAGGACCCGGCCCAGGGCCAGAAGCTCCTCGACGCCATCGCCGAGATCGACCGCATCTTCTGGGAGACCAAGAAGTAGCCAGCGACCGGCCTCCTACAGCGTTGCCAGGAGCACCCAGGGGGCGAGTGGGCCGAGGACGAGGAGCGAGTCGAGCCTCCTCGCGTACCGGGCGCGCCGCCGGCCGGTGCCGAGGAGGAGCGAGACGGCCAGAGGGCCGAGCGGTGCGGTGATGGCGGTGAGGGCGCCGAGGGTGGCGATGGACCCCGGCGTCAGCGGCGGGAGCACGACCACGCTGGCGGCGAAGGCGAACACCCCGACCGACGCGATGCCGGCAGCGGGCCCCTCCCACACCGCAGCCGACCCCGAGCCGACGATGAAGTCGCCGGCGTCGTAGGCGCTGACCAGCACGATCAGGACGACGGCGGCCGATGGCGCCACCTCGGCGACGAGCACCACCCCCGCGGCAGCAAGGCCGAAGCCGAGGGAGGCGGTGACCGCCAACGCGGCCTCGGGCAAGGCGGGGCGCCCATCGCCGACGGTGGCGAGGCGGTGGACGGCCACCACGAGGACCACGGCGGGCAGGGCAGCGGTGAGGGTGCTCACCCCGGCAGCGGCCGCCAACGGGATGGCGGCCCCGCCGAGGGCGGCGGGCAGGCCGTGGGGCTCGGCCAGGAGGTGGGCCACGAGGGCCCGTCCCCCGGGGGTGTGCTCGGGGCGGATGCCGACCCGGAGGCGGGCCACCTGGCCGGCAGCGGCGCCCGCGGCCACGGCGAGCACGAGGGCGAGCAGCGGGCGGGCCACGGCGGCCGCGGTGACGCTGGCCACGAACCACACCATGCCGACGCGCACGCGCGGCCCCGCGGTGTCGTGGACCACGGCCAGTTGGAGGCGCTCCGGCGCCGGCGGGCGCCGGCGAGGGGGCGAGGCGGGGGGCAGGGGGGCGACATCCATCAGGCCCCGCCCGACACTGGGGGGAGGACGGCCACCTCGTCGCCCGGCCCGACCGCGTCGCCCGCGTCGGCGGGGTCGCCGTTGCGCCACACGCGGCAGCCGTCGAGGACGGTGGAGAAGCGCTCGCCGTAGCGGCGGCGGGCCTCGTCGAGCACGGCGCCCACGGTATCGGCGTCGATGGTGTCGGTCCCGGTGCCCGCTGCCTCTCGCGCCGACGCGAACATCCGGAGCACGACCACCTCGGGCTAGGCCGGGACCGGGGCGTCGACCTCGGCCAGGCCCTGCGTGATGACGGTCTGGCCACCGGCAGTGGCCTCGACGGCGTCGCGCGCGCGCAGGCCGTCCTCGCCGGCGTCGTAGATGGTGGTGACCAGCTTGTCGAGCGACAGTGCCATCGGTCCTCCGGGAGGTGCTCGTCCAGCCGGAGAGGGTACTTGACGCCCGTGTCAGCGCACCAAGGCTCGAGGGCGACCTTCGATGTCGCACCGGCCGTCTACCGTCGGTGCCGTGACCCGGATCCTGCTCGTCCGCCACGGCCAGTCGGAGTGGAACGCCACCGGTCGGTGGCAGGGTTGGGCCGACCCGCCCCTCACCGACGTGGGCCGCGCCCAGGCTCGGTCGGCCGCCGGCGGGGTGGGCTCGATCGACGCCGTGGTGGCGTCCGACCTCCAGCGTGCGATGGAGACGGCGGTCATCATCGCCGACGCCCTCGGGGTCGGACCGGCGGCCATCGACCCGGGCCTGCGGGAGCGCGATGTCGGCGAGTGGACGGGCCTGACCCGGGCCGAGATCGAGGAGCGCTGGCCCGACCTCTTGCACGCCTTCTTCCGGCGCTCCGGCGGCCCGGGGGGCACCGGGAGCGAGCGGCCGACCGGCCCGGTCGACCCGCCGGGCGGCGAGACGGCGCCGCAGATCATCGAGCGAGTGCTGAGCGCGGTCGCCCGCATCGTTGACGCCTACGAGGGCGCCGACGTCCTCGCCGTGGCCCACGGCGGGGTGATCCGCATGCTCGAGCGCCACCTCGGGGTCGATCCGGCCCAGCTGCCCAACCTCGGCGGGGTCGAGCTCCTCGTGCAGGACGGCCGCATGTCGGTGGGTCCGAGGCTCCTGCTCGTCGACCCCGACGAAGTGGCCATCACCATCCCCCGACAGCTGTAGGCCGGTGGACGTCGAGGTCATCCGCAGCGCCCGCCGGCGCAAGACGGTGTCGGCTCGCACCGTCGACGGCGTGCTGCGCGTGAGCATCCCCGCCACCATGACCGCCGAGGAGGAGGCGCACTGGGTCGGGGAGATGAGCCGACGGGTGGCCCGCCGGCAGCGCAGCGACGCCATCGACCTCGATGCCAGAGCCCGGGCCCTGGCCCGGCGTCACCAGCTGCCGGAGCCCACCTCGATCCGCTGGGTCGACAACCAGCGATCGCGCTGGGGCTCGTGCACGCCCGCCGACGGCTCGATCCGCCTCTCGTCGCGCCTCGCGGGGTTCCCGCCGTGGGTGGTCGACTACGTGGTGGTCCACGAGCTCGCCCACCTCGTCGAACCGGGCCACGGCCCCGCCTTCCATGCCCTCACGGCGCGCTACCCGCGGGCAGAGCGAGCCATCGGCTTCCTCCTGGCAAAGGGCATCGGGCCGGAGGAGCCGAGCGAGCGGGAATAGCGGGACGGGGCGCCGGTTCCCTCGCCCGCTCGGCGTCAGCCGATGCGAAGCAGTCGGCGGAGGAGGGCCGGACGCCGTTCGGACCCGACCTCGACCCGGCGGTCCGGCAACACGTCGTCGACGCCGCGGGCCTCCTCGACCGGCGCCTCGACCACCAGCTCCTCGAGCTCTTCCTCGGGGGGCGCCTCGACCGGGGGCGGCTCGACTGGAAGCGGCTCGACCGGAGCCTCTACGACCGTGGTCTCGACGACGGGGGGAGGCACGTCGGCGACCGGGGGCGGCTCGACGGGGGGCGCGTGGACGGGGGGCGGGTCGTCGGGGCCCCAGACCCGGGCCAGGGCAGAGGACGCGGCGTCGAGGCCCGGCATGGCCGCCGCCGTGGCGCGGGCCAGCTGGGCCAGGTCGCCGCGGAGGCGCTCGATCGCGGCGCGGGTGCCGGCGACGTCGTCCCGGGCGGCGCGTCGGGCCTCGCCGGCATCGGCCTCGGCTCGCTCCCGGATGGCGGCCGCCTCGGTCTCGGCCTGACGACGGCGCTCCTCGACCTGGGTGTCGACCTCGGCGGCGCGCAGCACGGCGGTGCTGGCCGCCTCGGACCGGAGCCGCTGGGCGTCGGCGGCGGCCTGCTCGGTGAGCTCGCGGGCCCGCGCCTCGGCGTCGCGGAGGCGGGCGGCGGCGGTCTCGGCCGCCTCGGCGCGGAGCCGCTCGGCGTCGGCCCGAGCGCCGGCCCGGAGCTGCTCGGCCTCCTCCTCCGACTCGGCGGCCCGCGCCTGGGCCTGGGCGGTGACCTCCTGGTCGACCCGGGCGCGGAGGCGGGTCACCTCGTCGTCGACGGCGGCACGGACCTCGGCGGCCTCCCGCGCCGCCTCGGCTCGGACAGCCTCCGCATCGGTGCGGGCCTGGCGGACGAGGGC from Acidimicrobiales bacterium encodes:
- a CDS encoding glycosyltransferase yields the protein MRRLAVLSFHTSPLVQPGVGDSGGMNVYVRELVSALAQAGVACDVYTRAWSPDLPTEVVVEPGFRVVHVDAGPRAEVAKEELAALVPAFAEGVIDHLRATGETDAIHANYWLSGVAGHLVKHALGLPLVSTFHTLARVKAEAAEAEPSDRIEAEAEVIRCCDAILANCSEEAADLRRHYDAPADRIEIVAPGVDHAFFSPGDRGGARAALGWAEPGRISASGGRGAAAHPVLLFVGRIQPLKGLDVAVRALAALPHETAELVVVGGPSGAGGAAELARVQSLVSELGLVERVRFVDPQPHHLLSTWYRAADVVLVPSRSESFGLVALEAAACGTPVVAAAVGGLRTLVDHGSTGFLVQGRRPEAYAAYVAELLDNPVLAAEMSSRATAKAAGYTWSIAAARLRRIYTDLAARSLVEDCS
- a CDS encoding helix-turn-helix transcriptional regulator, which codes for MKELESRWRDLGGFIREQRMVGQISLRKLSEMAGISNPYLSQIERGLRKPSAEILQQIAKALRISAETLYVRAGILEEREGDEDVTMALLRDPLLSEDQKQTLLHVYRSFVVSAVAESGDAPDDDAPDDDAPDDDSAAATA
- the sodX gene encoding nickel-type superoxide dismutase maturation protease produces the protein MSGRPYSRPPRAATVAAVTVAVGALLALASRFAVRVVVAGDSMRPALEPGERLVVLRGLRPRVGDVVAAPDPRCPGRIVVKRVAAVGPDGVELAGDHPAASTDSRTFGPVERRRVLGRAVWRYAPAGRTGRLGPAPGRPATLGAVDRDKLQRLLADDDGDVSALSMEELRSRRAECQTVEVSLSYQRRMAQGRLDIVAAERRHRATGEGPDGATLVEQLPGILADRITAPGSGRLPRLMAPEAAEVDTDELDAIVGPILLGTLGELDDAALEVLVERLSAYEAEVSSRRRELHDHIDALQAEITRRYRTGEATVDSLFS
- the sodN gene encoding superoxide dismutase, Ni, yielding MISRLLITADRFRAPVTVAAHCDLPCGVYDPAQARIEAESVKGCQTKFQDSDDPVFKQRAVQIKEERAELVKHHLWVLWTDYFKPNHLEDHPKLHTTFWEATKLAGEAKKSEDPAQGQKLLDAIAEIDRIFWETKK
- a CDS encoding MoaD/ThiS family protein; this encodes MFASAREAAGTGTDTIDADTVGAVLDEARRRYGERFSTVLDGCRVWRNGDPADAGDAVGPGDEVAVLPPVSGGA
- a CDS encoding histidine phosphatase family protein; translated protein: MTRILLVRHGQSEWNATGRWQGWADPPLTDVGRAQARSAAGGVGSIDAVVASDLQRAMETAVIIADALGVGPAAIDPGLRERDVGEWTGLTRAEIEERWPDLLHAFFRRSGGPGGTGSERPTGPVDPPGGETAPQIIERVLSAVARIVDAYEGADVLAVAHGGVIRMLERHLGVDPAQLPNLGGVELLVQDGRMSVGPRLLLVDPDEVAITIPRQL
- a CDS encoding M48 family metallopeptidase; this encodes MDVEVIRSARRRKTVSARTVDGVLRVSIPATMTAEEEAHWVGEMSRRVARRQRSDAIDLDARARALARRHQLPEPTSIRWVDNQRSRWGSCTPADGSIRLSSRLAGFPPWVVDYVVVHELAHLVEPGHGPAFHALTARYPRAERAIGFLLAKGIGPEEPSERE